The segment agagatgaaataacaaccccatacaatattttgaagtttgactcatttattaattagttctttcttttgatgatgctttcatccgtggACGTAATGTATTAACGGTTACGCCGcttgcgtaggcgctcttctccgccctccattgtctagcacgcacaagcagacaatgtgaaacagcgccctctgcggtcacagtttctgatgggtcacagattttggTGTAACACCGGTccctcggtcgggggagctaaaTGGACCGGTGCCTCGAGAGGTGCCACAACTGCTAAGAGAGCCTTAGCTCTTCAAGGTTGAAGGGATGCTACAGTGAAAACTCGCCGCCGATGTGGAGTGAAAACTCGACGCCGATgcgcagggctggactgggacaaaaaaagggccctggcatttttgctcagaccggcccaccacaatcggtcggacacaaccaccaaccagtacactatccttagcggtccctgtagatatgcatatctactgttccgttcccaaaaacccatacaaagctgagaactactgtaagtgccatggaccagtttacaattgcaagtataggttactttgttttaaagggatagttcacccaaaaatgaaaattgtgtcatcatttactcaccattaagttgtttcaaacctgtatgatttttttattctactaagcacaaagaaagatatttgaaagaatgtcggtaatcagacagttgatggaccccattgacttccatagtaggaaaaaaaaatactatggaagtcaatggggtccatcaactgtctgattatgacaccaaacaacatttacctctatttgttgagatacttcccataaaaaacctatacaaacaaattactcacacaaaacgtcctgatagtATATcaaatttagagtattcacttgccgtaatattgcatattaatgatattggaaattcagaagaaacattagaaaatatctagttagttgaatatacagctttcaaaatgcaaagtgggtttttaacccccaaataacatacgttagctacctctccTAAAGTGTAACTCATTGTGGGCGagtattaattaaaataatcaaatggcatcatttaaggttttttctagagaagaaggggccgttatgagttttaaatgtttacattagaatatcccaagttccAATTGAATatgtgaactctcaactctgctagctacaaaaacagtgccaaatagcttatgctgtgttatttgactgtagctgagtggccattgcagtaacttttaagtgacaatttgacaaatgacaaccggacactcagactttataatagcaacaaccgacaacgattatgtttgttgccttattataatattcattaaatgaGTTAACACCCGTatgtcccgtattacccgggacatcccgaattatgggcaattttggtTGACAGCTCCACTCctgatttccaatcacagcctgctaagtcaatgacgcgcaaaaaactcccggttgttgtgaagctgtgacgcatcagaccagtgtgcgcgcgggtgccgggtgagagctgtcctatctgttgaaatgagcagtgaggctggcgctgcaaagaaaaaatagattgtgccagcccggccgccgactgctagcacccccccgacaccccgcgaaagtgtccctgatttggggttgggagagttggtttctgcaacatgtcgtcaggtactgtagtagttttggaaactgaagctacagcactaaacatgtaggttattttttaacatgttgaggcatcaacctctagatttttttttttttggcccgcaatttctccgcaccccccttgctcttaagtttttgtttctccatcctaatccacacatttctttctggctctgagccactgaatgcgtctaactgacacacggagagggaggggtggagcctgctaagagacgattgggccagcccagtgtcagtattgaaaataaaccaatgggccgctgtccctgctttatgggccggtcgaaagcaaaacaaataaaaaataaaaaattgtatacgcctatcgaccggcccccaagtgcgtcggcccaccgggcatttgcccggtatgcccgattaccagtccagccctgtctttaagctatgctaagctagcgtCTTGCTTTGTATTTAACATACAGatgactttaaaaaacaattcaaaagtTATTCCTTAGTGATGAACAGACTCAGTATGCTTCGAGGGAAGTAATTATACTTTCTGGTATAAACAAAGCTTTCACGACaacaggaaacatttttttctaagatttatttttaaccagCTGAAAAAGTTGATTTGTAGTTGCCATGCCAACAGCACTGCCTAACAGAAAGCAGTCGCTGATTAGACTCAGGCCCAGTAATGACTTTACTAAAAGAAAGGGACTAGTGGCTAACTTTATCACTCTCCCCAGTTTCCCAAATCAGAATCCATCAAGACAGATTTGAAAAATTGTGGAACTGTCCTTTAATATAATATGTCACTTGCCATTGTAACTCTTCCAGCAAGTCCCACTTTTATTGCCCAGCAGCACACCGTATGGAGGTATAAATGAACTGTTAACTATTTAAGATCAGCTTGAATACAAATTGTTTGGATTATATTATATTGGTACATGGACTGTACTTCTAGTCTTTTGACCACATGCTTTAACAACacgtcatcattcacccattcatagaGTTTTAGACTACACTTGTGTAGCACATGGACACTGGCGGAGCGAGGGTTCGAACTGAAGATCTTATCTGCTATCCGCTGGGCCACGTTTAAGGTAAACATCACATTGCTAAACCATGTCCATATCATCTGTAATAACACAAGAAACCACAAAGTGCATCATCAAATGTCACCACGGTTCAGGCCGTGCTCTCACACGGCGGCGTCACCGGCCGATGTGGTTCTTTAGAAGTGAGCTCGGGTAGGACTTCAGGGCtcgggagcaggaggagcagcagacgctcCTGTAGTAGGTGTACACACAGAGCCGGGCCTGAACCACCACCGGGCAATTGTGGTACTGGTCGCTGCACGATGGATCTGTGAGGGGCGATAGGCtattgtcatggcaacagcatCAACAGAATTCCTCCCAAAACAGCCTCTCCTGAGTCCTCTGTGGCGGAAGATATAATAAAACCTGCACACTTACTTATCTCGACACCACAAGGCTGCTTGTTGCATTCTTCACGGCCTTCTGGGGTCAAACCAGGGTCACAGCTGTCACTGGGCATGACGGTGTCCGCGAGACAGCGCACCTCGCGCACGCGGTAGCCCCCGCCGCAGGAGCGTgagcactgagagagagagagagggggaagagTTGCAGGTATAGTGTAAATAAATTTATGTGAAGGTCTTCATCTGGGCGCCACTGTTTTTGAGTGTCCTTTTGCCAAACAACTTTCCAACAAAGAAGTAACCccttcattatcatcatcatcatcatcaactgaAGGTCCACTGCTTCACTCTTCAGCAGGTGGTTTGACCCCTTGAATCCCAGCCCAGATGTTTTTGTATGGACTGATCTCTCAGGTACTATTGAGGCAGTGTACAAGGGGTTGATTGTTGCACGGTGGCAGGACACTCACCGCACTCCAGTCCGTGACGTACCACTGGACGCCACATGGCTTCAGCCTGCAGGgctgcgctgtgattggctgagacagACTGGAGCACTTTGCTGGATCTGCAACCGCCACACGACCGTCAATGCTGAAAATGCAGACCGAAGGCCGGGTCTGTGTGCCGTTCCCGCACTCTGCCGAGcacttaacacacacatacatacatcgAATTCAAATGGACGTCTTCATAGTGTGtgtccatatgtgtgtgtgtgtgcgtgtcaacGTTTGCGTGTCAACTACCTGCCCCCAGGCGCCAGTGTACCACTCCAGGCGACCCAGGCAGGGGCCTGACTCGCAGGCCGTGGCCTCCTGTGGGCGGTCCCCTTCGCAGCCGTCCAATGGGAGATCAGTGACGTGATCCATCAGGCACAGCGCCGTTCGCGTCCGATTGCCCTGCCCGCACTCCGCAGAGCACTGAAGGATAtcgcacacacaaatacgctCTAAATCAGGGCCACTATGTgatttcactcccccccccgccccacaggAAGCGTGTTACCCGTTGGCTCCAGAGTGAAGTGAACCAGCTGCGTGCACAGGCTCCCATGTCACAGTTCTGCAACGTGTCCGGCTTGAGGTTGGCGTTgcactcctcatcctcctccacgtcGCCCTGATTGCTCACGCACACCACCTGCCTGCTGCGCTGGCCCACTCCACACGGCACGGAGCACTGGAGGGACAGGCGGAGTGAGGACACGCGAGTACTGAAAGAGTTATGCTGGGGGGTGCGTGGGTGTGGTCTCACCGGGCTCCACTCAGATCTCATCTCCCACTGGCTGCAAATCTTCAGCTGACAGGTGGACGAGGTCGGCGGCCTGTCGGGGGAACCGCACAGCTCCTCGGCCGCGGCCAACGAGGTCTCCGTGCCGTTGGCGCGCACGTGGGTGACCTGGCGGCAGATGACCTGTCGGTGTTGAGTGCCGGGTCCGCACCTCCTGCTGCACTCGGACCACTCCCCCAGGTCCCAGCTGTGGGCCAAGGAGAAGGGAAGGGGGAGTTCAGAGGAAATAAAGAACACAACGGGGCCATAAAGATGTGGTTTTGCAATGAGATGTGAAGACATTCCTCAGTTTGCAGTTCATCCTCATTTTGACCAGTGATATTGAGTGGTGTGTTGACCCCGGTCTATCAGGGGTATTAAAAACAGGAGATCAAAGACCCATCCGAGCAAAATGAGACAATTTCTGCTGCACAACCGTCAGATGTTTCTCTCTTACTTTCAAACCGTCAGCAATCGGGGAGCGCTGGTGTGCTGACTTTGATTGACTTTGACTTGTGGCGACAAACCCGATGAAAGCGTCACCATGAGAGTAACGGCTCCATGTGGAACTAACGCTCATTCTTCTGTTTCACGACCATTGTAtgcatcaagtgtgtgtgtgtgtgtgtgtgtgtgtgtgtgtgtgtgtgttgctcactACGCAGGGCAGGGCTGGTCGCTGCAGACTTCTTCCTGGTTCGTTGGTTCAAGGGCGGGGTCACAAAGGTCAGCTGGAACAGTTGTCTCTGAGTCCCTTTCAACACACCCCCAGAGTAACTGACGCCtgcctggcacacacacacaaacagaggaaaGATTAAGCAAAGGGATGTGGGTTTTGtgcaaaatataataatataatatggcGATGTATATGCATATTTCAAATTTTAGGACTTAGAGAGACCAGCCCTCAAgagatgatttttttaaattattttaaatcatgTAAATGTGTTCAAATAGAAACCCCAAATAAACCCCCCAAAGTATTAAACTGAAAATGAGCATATGTCCCTTTTAATGTAAGCCTGCCTGCACACTAAGGGGCACAAATAATCCTTTTAATGTGCTTTCTCACCTGAGCCACAGGTGGCGCTGCACGCTGAGTGCCCACTCTTTGTCCATACGTAGGTGGGCCGAGGGTCCGAGGGAACCAGGTTAgggtgttgtgtctctttgatgatgtcattgttgGGGACTTCAGCTTGGTGATTCTTCTCACTCGGTAGGCCCTTCTCATCTTGTTGGTCCTTTCCGCCTTGGGGACTTTTCCCACCTTGGTAGATCTTCTCACTTTGGTGGACCATCTCAACTTGGTGGTTGTTCTCCCTTCGATGGTTCATCTGGTCCTTCTCAACTGAGTGGGAtgggcctgctgctgcagctacaAGAAAAAAGAATTCAAGTGATGGAAGCTTGACATTGAGGTAATTGGGAATGTTGGATAGCAAAGTAATTTAATGGCCTAGAAGGACATACAATACATTAATGTTAAAGGACCACCACATGTCAAGTACACGCAGGCGGTTCCACTAATTCCAGCTCATTCACTTCTGCTTGATcggtgtgtgtatttatagagACTTTTAGAGGATCCCCTGTTTGCTGTGTTCCACTTATTTGGTCGgctgcttctcctttttttttttttcaaatctggcCCAAGCGTCTGATGATTGTCTCCATGTGCGGTGAAGATCCCTTTGTCGAAGCAAAGTTTGCAAAGTTTGCGACAGCCGGCATCAATTCTAATCAAATTTGTACTGGGCGATTTAGCTGAAAATAATACAATTGGTGTTAATACACACGCAGAGTCTGCATCTGCTATGTGTTATGTAAAAGTGCACCATGGTCATGTAGGGTCACTCTAAAGAAGTGCGAGTCTGcgtggatgtttgtgtgtgtgtatgtgtgtgcactcaCCAAGGGACAAGTCGTCGGAAGGTGGCTCCGGGTCAGTAGTGGGACGTGTGTTCCTTAAAGGCACGATATACTCGTAGTGTATACTGGGACCTGGTTGCTGGTAGATCAGCTGTGGGAAATAGAGATGGATGAGGGGGTATTTCATCGTTGTAGTACTAGTACGATGGTTTGTGTCAAGTGTGAATTTGAACAATCCCACATAAACATGCAGGTCCTCAGTCAGCGGCCCCACTGCCGTGATGGACTCTCCTTTGCGAGATCGGATTTCGTTGGGCCGTTGGTACGTCAGCTGTGCCCCCGCCGCAGTGAAGTTCCCCTGCCTGTCAATCACCCAGTTGCCATTGACGACAGAGAGACCGTTTTGGGTCCGCAGAGCTAGAGTTAAAAAACACCACGTTTGTGCATTAGTGTAGTGTTTGCCATGGGGAAAACAttagcgtgtttgtgtgtatgtaccCAGGTAGTTTCGGCTCTTCACTGTCTCCCTTATGATGATGTCACGGGCTCCTGCAGGAATCTCTGTGATCTTATGGTAACCAAAACGCAAGAAAGTCCTAGAGAAATTCCCCCTCACCACCCGGAAGctctgccaacacacacacacacacacacacacacacacacacacatggtcatgCGCACAAAGCCATAGCCCTGCAGACACTGCGGCATGGCTTTCACCCTCACTGGTATGTGTTTCCAAACCTAACCACTTTTTCTCCCATGTATCCATCCCGCTCTCCAACAGCCCCAAAGTCATAGAGCCTTTCTGGTCTTCCCCCACAAGTCTCTAAATCTGCATGTTTTAAATTATGTCTATCTCATATGTCTGGTTCTGTctttttactgcttttattcTAAATGGGCTTGATCTGTTAATGATCACAATAAGAGATCATGTTGTCAGTAACGTTGTTATTCCCCACTTGAGGATTTAAgttgtaatgaatgaataaatgtgcaTATTATGCAAATGAATCACAAACACGGATCCCAGAAACTATTCAATTGCAAACTCTACAACAATATAATTGTTTCCATGACCGTGTGGATGTCCTACCTCCAGAATGGGTGGGCTGGCTCCGGTATCCCAGGGAAGAGCACCCGAGGGTGGGTACAGCAGACcgatgaggtggaggagagccAGAGCTCGGCCCCGCCGCGGCGAGCGAAGCTGCTGCCCCAAACCAGCCATGGggagactgagggagggaggacgctctaacacacacacactcacatgttgaatgtgtgtgtgtgtgtcagagtgtgtgtttttgcgtgtAAGGTTTGGCTTGCGGGGTTGGGAGGAGTTAAAGGAGTTCTGTTgcacattttttgttcttttaagtCATTGCCAGTTGGAAGTCACACCCATTTCACCTCAGTATGAATACTGTGACGGCTCATAATGGGCGTTTGTCGCTTGATGACAGGCTCCTGTTGTGTATCATGAAGCTTATGCCAAAAACAGCATCTCTCCCTGCGAATCGTTGTGCAGGATTGTGATGCTTTTGACAGAAATTGCTCTTGACTTTTCACTTTATATTATGAGTTTCTAGTTCTGGGgaattcctttatttttattgttggctgagggaaaaaaaaggagatctGAATTCAAAGTATCCCGGGAGGAGCGGCTCAGATTAATCGAAAGGATATATTAGATCTATTCCCAACGTAAACCCTTCTGCGTGATTCAGTGTTCTTTCATCAGGGTTTTCCCTTCAATGGATGCCAACATACAGATAGATTCAGAAATGCCTGTAAATCCACTGGCCAGGGATCAATCCACCGACACTCGCATTGGTGACGTTTTCATGGACAATAATGATCTTTAGGAGTCCCAACACACATGGGCGCAATACACTGCCCTGGCTGGTTCTTTCAGTTCTGGCCAgaggcaaacacacaatgtGGAGTGGCTCATTCCACTTGCTTTATGTCAGGGAGCGAGGAGATGGGAGAGTGGAAACTGAAGAAACTACTTACTTAAGAAACTCATTTTAAAGGGGTGGAGTGGAGgtgatgtgttttttccccacctGTGATTGTGCGGAGTAACAGAAACTCAACGCTCCTCTCTGGCACAGGGCCAGATCTAAGAGGCCGGCCCCCTGCAGCCAAAACCCAGCAGTCTCCGAGCCCGAcagatgcattctgggagcctccagcagcctgtGAGGGAATCCTGGGAATTCCATCCATGGCGTGTATGATGTCTATTTTCCACTATGACAGCTTAATAACTGCCATGTCTgatcccacacaaacacacgtactATCCCTGGGAGCGGATGAAAGTGTCACAGCGGATCAAACAATGACACGTAGCTGCATAGCTTACATGCACGGGTTGGTGCCACGATGATCTGTGACGGCGTTATACTTAGTGTCTTTTGATGCATTTACAGCTGAATCAATCGCTTTGATTCAGCACTCAAGCTTCTATGTGGGAGACTTTTACAGGCAATCCCTCCAGCAAGCTGTTAAAACGCATTCACTTGCCCCCAAAAGCATTACAGATATTTTTCATCTATAAACAAAAAGATTAACAGTGCAttgaaaaatagtttttaaacgTGCCAATTGTGAGCTCATACAGCTTTGGGAATAAAAGAGCCCTTACTGACTGTTGTCTTGTTGCAatagaagggggaaaaaaagcctgaaactattttttatattattttactgACACTTAATCACATGTGActaattaaaatgtgttatcatagaagtgtttgtgtgtgcgtgtgttggcttgcaaaaggaataaaaaataacaagacaACAGATATTTAGCTCAGACCTGAAATGAAATAGATTTTGTCCTTACTTTATTAACTGTCCTTCTACATTTGCCTTTCTTGTCGttcccttttcttttgtcaTGCTCTGCTCTGCATTCTCGTTTTAATTTCTCCTCACActtgccccctcccctctcccccccaaaccctccccAGATGTGGGTTGTTTGATGTCCTTCTGTCCGTCCTGGCCAGTTGCCCCCACAAACCAAAATGGAGGGTTCTGTTATCCTGCTGACACCTGGACACCTCCTAACTACCGGTTGCTTCTCCAACGACCATGAGAACCACAAGGCACAACCGATCAATCACGTGAAACTCCTCTGCAGCTGCCTGTCAGTGGGGGCTAAGTGTCAGGATGTTACATTTGCACGTCGCAAACATCTTTCTCATATAGCTCACATTCTAAGGCATGAACGGGCTGTTTGCCAGACTTAAGAAGTACGGTGGCTTATACTGACGCGCTGTTGACTAAAACAGGTGCAGCAGGAGTCCCCTTTTCCAACACATTGAATGTAGGAAGCTggccaaagaaagaaatggttaCCTAGATGCTTACAGCTGCGCCAGTGAGAGTGGTTGTATATCCATTAGAGCTGAGGGACAAGGAGAAAGGGGGTCAGTAAAAATACATGCAGCAGCCTTTGGACTCACGTCTTACCTTCTGCTAATTACAGGCTGGGGGAGCTGTGAAAgatggaagcacacacacacacaccttttgaccCCCTAAATACACCTCTGTGGTCGGCTGGTGCAGACGTCTACATGTCTACAGCAGAGCAGGTCACCAATGCCAACACACAGAATGCATTCCATCCCACAGGTTGTGTATACCTGCCCATCAATGCACATCAAGACAATTTTGACAGTTTACCACTACTTCTAAATATGTATTGTTGCAaaatcactgtaaaaaaaatgcgGGTTAAACTTAAAATAATAAGTATGTTTTTTTAGTAACACTAACAAGACATTTTAAGTTAAAAGCCTAAATCCTAGTTGAGGCAACAAAGAACTGGGATAACCAACTACATATTACTGATATTCTGAACTTTACAGCTGCAGTAGTTTCAACTAGTTAGTTGGATCAATTTGGGATTTTTTGTGGAGCAAATATAGTATTGAAAGTCTCCCTAACATGGGTATCGTTTTTCAAACAGTACACAACACAATAATTCAAAGACAATGCAGGGCCTTCAGAttgcagttttatttatttctttgtttgtcatGAGCGCGGTACTCTTTTTCACCACAAGGGCGCGCCACGTACAAACCGGAAGCAGGAAATGGAGTCAGTCGACGTGCGAAATTCAAATTTCTGTAACCAAACAGCTCTGCACCACTGGGCTTTTCTACATGACGTCTGGCTACTCTGATTTGAACCTCCTCCGCACCCCGTTTTCACACAAACCCTGGTAAGTTCGTCATGTCGAGCAGCGGCTTTCAGTTAGCTCGAGTGACGTTTTATTTACGTTACGTATTGCTTTCGGAGGCATTAATGATTCATTTTGCTAACGTCGAATCTTCTTTAGCCTCCTAAAGCCCGCTGGACGTTAGCTACCGGGCTAACGTGTGTGCTGAACCGAGGGAGAGCGCTAACCCTGCGTCCGTGAACCGCCGGGGAGGGTCCTTCGTCGTACGGGGCTGAAACGGGGACCATGCCGGTGGAAAGGACGGAGCACGGCGGGGCCGAAGAGCTCCTCAAGTACTACGAGGTCTACGAGACCATCGGCTCAGGTAAAGGCGATGCGCGTGCGCGTGCCGCGGCTCCCTCCCTGCCATGTCCTCTCTGACGCGCGTGTGTTGCGAACGTTGTGTGTTGGTCAGGAGGCTTTGCCAAAGTGAAGCTGGGTCGACACATCCTGACGGGAGAGAAGGTTGCAATAAAAATCATGACCAAGAAGAATCTAGGGGTGAGTCCAGTAATTCCTCTGCCTTCTCATGGTTTCCCCCCCATAGTTCCGTTGTAGATGTTTGCATTATGCAGAGAAACAAAGGCGATGATTGCGCACTTTACAGCGATATGAGCGAAAGAAAGGCAAGCCATCACGAATGTGTAAAGGTGACGTGGAACGTGGCACATGTATGCAAAAGAAGTTGTCGTTGCAATCAATTGTTGTATCATTTATATGGATTACATTTGATCCATTACTTAAAATAGGACCCTAAATACAAACAAGTATGAAATCACAAAATATGTTCATCCACAATCagatttttacattaaattgaAATGAGCAGTATTGActgtatttatcttttttagttccttgttttattatatttatatatatatttgggggCCCAGGGTTGAAATCctaattgaacaaaaaaagacccaacaaaagacatttgagaaataaaaatatgtgcgtcCTCCCTAGGATGACCTGCCCCGTGTGAAATTGGAGATCGAGGCCATGAAGAACCTGAGTCATCAGCACGTCTGTCGTCTCTACCAGGTCATAGAGACCTCCACCCAGATTTTCATGGTGCTGGAGGTGAGCATGCAATACTCAGACACAAAGTGTGTGACTGTAACATTGTCccgttttgatttttttttttcttcatctttttccacctgtgtccctTTGATATCTCAGTACTGTCCAGGCGGAGAGTTGTTCGACTACATCATAGCCAAAGACCGTCTGTCAGAGGAGGAGACCAGGGTGTTCTTCAGGCAGATTGTGTCCGCGATGGCCTACGTGCACAGCCAGGGATACGCACACAGGGACCTCAAACCGGTAAAAGACAACCACTGGTTGTGTGACTGAGAAGACGTGTCTGCTCCTCCGTGAATGCGTTCCGGTGTTAATGGCGCGCTCGGCTTGAATTGCAGGAAAACCTGTTGATTGACGAAGACCAGAACTTGAAGCTCATAGACTTTGGACTGTGTGCCAAACCAAAGGTAAATCACTTGCCCCTTCTCATTGTGTTTGCGGCAGAAGTGGCCTTTTTATTTCCTGATTGAGtaaagagaaagggggaggtgtctttttttgggC is part of the Pungitius pungitius chromosome 9, fPunPun2.1, whole genome shotgun sequence genome and harbors:
- the adamtsl7 gene encoding thrombospondin type-1 domain-containing protein 4, whose amino-acid sequence is MAGLGQQLRSPRRGRALALLHLIGLLYPPSGALPWDTGASPPILESFRVVRGNFSRTFLRFGYHKITEIPAGARDIIIRETVKSRNYLALRTQNGLSVVNGNWVIDRQGNFTAAGAQLTYQRPNEIRSRKGESITAVGPLTEDLHVYLIYQQPGPSIHYEYIVPLRNTRPTTDPEPPSDDLSLAAAAGPSHSVEKDQMNHRRENNHQVEMVHQSEKIYQGGKSPQGGKDQQDEKGLPSEKNHQAEVPNNDIIKETQHPNLVPSDPRPTYVWTKSGHSACSATCGSGRRQLLWGCVERDSETTVPADLCDPALEPTNQEEVCSDQPCPAYWDLGEWSECSRRCGPGTQHRQVICRQVTHVRANGTETSLAAAEELCGSPDRPPTSSTCQLKICSQWEMRSEWSPCSVPCGVGQRSRQVVCVSNQGDVEEDEECNANLKPDTLQNCDMGACARSWFTSLWSQRCSAECGQGNRTRTALCLMDHVTDLPLDGCEGDRPQEATACESGPCLGRLEWYTGAWGQCSAECGNGTQTRPSVCIFSIDGRVAVADPAKCSSLSQPITAQPCRLKPCGVQWYVTDWSACSRSCGGGYRVREVRCLADTVMPSDSCDPGLTPEGREECNKQPCGVEINPSCSDQYHNCPVVVQARLCVYTYYRSVCCSSCSRALKSYPSSLLKNHIGR